The sequence CTTTGATTTATATGGCGGAGGACTAAGAGCGAATGGCACTGACGCTCCTAAAAGATGGGATATTATTGTAAATAAAATCATCCGAGATATCATCTCTCTCAAAACTTACGATACTCCACTTCTCTTTATGAGCTAAAAGCTCTTTAAGAAAAAGATTGTTCAATGTGTGTCCCGATTTATAAGCAACAAAATGACCGATTATTGGCATACCAAGGAGTGACAGGTCCCCAATGGCATCGAGGATTTTATGTTTTACAAATTCATCCGGGTATCTAAGACCTTCTTTATTGATCACCTTCCTGTCATCAAGAACAACGGCATTTTGTAAAGAACCACCTAATGCCAACCCTTTTGCCTGGAGATATTCAACATCTCTTAGAAAGCCAAAGGTTCGCGCGGCACAGATTTCCCTCTCGTAGGTTGCCTCGGAAAAGGTCGTATGATAAGACTGCTGGCCAATAAGAGGATGTTCAAAGTCAATCTTATAAGTAATCTCGAATTCTGGGGAGGGTAAAAACATGGCCGTACCCACACCGTCAGAGACATAAACTTTCTCCTTTATGACTAACCATTTCCTGCACTTATCTTGAACCTCTATGCCAACGTCCTTCAACATAGTGACAAAAGGGAGGGCGCTCCCATCCATGACGGGAACTTCATGTGCATCAATCTCCACAACGGCATTATCAATACCCATACCGCTGAAGGCAGAAAGTAAATGTTCAACGGTTGAAGCCTTCACCCCGTTTATGCCGATGGTTGTTGCCAATCTGGTATCAGAGACATTTTCAAGGAAGGCCTTTATCCTGTTATTGCCTGGCAAATCCTTGCGAACAAAAACAATTCCCTCATCAACCCCGGCAGGTTTAATCGTCATACTGACTCTTCTACCCGAGTGCAAGCCAATACTTCTACACCCTATTTCCTGTTTAATTGTTCTCTGTAAACACATAGTCATTACTATTGCGACGATTCGAGGGGAGTGGCTGCAAAATCTTACTTTTTATAGTTAAAACTAGTCGTTACTTTAAG comes from Syntrophales bacterium and encodes:
- the lpxC gene encoding UDP-3-O-acyl-N-acetylglucosamine deacetylase — translated: MCLQRTIKQEIGCRSIGLHSGRRVSMTIKPAGVDEGIVFVRKDLPGNNRIKAFLENVSDTRLATTIGINGVKASTVEHLLSAFSGMGIDNAVVEIDAHEVPVMDGSALPFVTMLKDVGIEVQDKCRKWLVIKEKVYVSDGVGTAMFLPSPEFEITYKIDFEHPLIGQQSYHTTFSEATYEREICAARTFGFLRDVEYLQAKGLALGGSLQNAVVLDDRKVINKEGLRYPDEFVKHKILDAIGDLSLLGMPIIGHFVAYKSGHTLNNLFLKELLAHKEKWSIVSFERDDISDDFIYNNIPSFRSVSAIRS